The Nocardioides panzhihuensis genome has a segment encoding these proteins:
- a CDS encoding NADPH:quinone oxidoreductase family protein → MPPSQASPPTAATMLAARIHRLGSPDAVQLDTVPRPAAGPGELLVAVHAAAVNFPDTLMIEGRYQTETPFPFTPGHECAGVVAEVGAGVTGWEVGDRVAFLAPGTFAEYVAAPAAAAVRVPTSVGFAEAAATWVCHLTAYHALRSVAEVAAGETALVLGAGGGLGLAAVELASVLGATVVAAASSPEKLAAARSRGADHLVDYTADALRPGLHGAVGKGRIDVVLDPVGGSLAEEALREMRWGGRFVTLGFASGDIPRIPLNLVLLKGVSIRGLEVRTFPEHAPEASARDRAELTDLWAAGRFHALVGATFPLDRTGEALAYVAGRRAVGKTVITVRPG, encoded by the coding sequence GTGCCACCCAGCCAGGCCAGTCCCCCGACGGCGGCGACCATGCTCGCCGCTCGCATCCACCGGCTCGGTTCGCCCGACGCGGTGCAGCTGGACACCGTCCCTCGACCCGCGGCGGGTCCCGGCGAACTGCTGGTCGCCGTGCATGCGGCGGCGGTGAACTTCCCCGACACACTCATGATCGAGGGCCGCTACCAGACCGAGACACCTTTCCCCTTCACCCCGGGTCACGAGTGCGCCGGCGTCGTCGCCGAGGTCGGCGCCGGGGTGACGGGATGGGAGGTCGGCGACCGGGTGGCGTTCCTGGCCCCCGGCACCTTCGCTGAGTACGTCGCCGCCCCTGCGGCCGCGGCGGTGCGGGTGCCGACCTCGGTCGGTTTCGCGGAGGCGGCCGCGACCTGGGTCTGCCACCTGACGGCGTACCACGCGCTGCGGTCGGTGGCGGAGGTCGCTGCCGGGGAGACGGCGCTCGTGCTCGGCGCGGGCGGCGGACTGGGGCTCGCCGCGGTCGAGCTGGCCTCGGTACTGGGCGCCACCGTGGTTGCCGCCGCCTCCTCGCCGGAGAAGCTCGCCGCCGCGCGCTCCCGCGGAGCCGATCATCTCGTCGACTACACCGCGGACGCGCTGCGGCCGGGGCTGCACGGCGCGGTCGGCAAGGGAAGGATCGACGTGGTGCTCGACCCCGTCGGCGGCAGCCTCGCCGAGGAGGCGCTGCGCGAGATGCGATGGGGCGGCCGGTTCGTCACGCTCGGCTTCGCGAGCGGGGACATCCCACGGATCCCGCTCAACCTGGTGCTGCTCAAGGGTGTGAGCATCAGGGGCCTGGAGGTGCGTACGTTCCCCGAGCACGCCCCCGAGGCATCGGCCCGCGACCGGGCGGAGCTGACCGACCTGTGGGCCGCCGGACGGTTCCACGCCCTGGTCGGCGCAACCTTCCCTCTCGACCGGACGGGCGAGGCCCTGGCGTACGTCGCCGGCCGCCGGGCCGTCGGCAAGACCGTCATCACCGTGCGCCCCGGATGA
- a CDS encoding thiolase family protein, with protein sequence MSFVENRAVITGVGQSQIGRRIGRTGIDLALEAAERAVAHAGLTFDDIDGVASYPGPVAAEGGFVGATTHDVRDAFGLRTRWHVSGVETSGQIGTLLDAAAAVASGRATHVLCFRSVWEATAQAGGRAAALTTKSVRAGGHSEFRVPFGAASPANWIGMYAQRYMHEFGLTREQIGKLVINSRANAGLNPDAIYRTPMTMEDYLGARMVSWPFGLYDCDIPADGATAVIVSRREASAGLANPAISIAAAGAALDERHSWDQRADLTTMAAHDAAASMWETTGLTPADVDFATLYDGFSYLCTQWIEAFGFTEHGKVGPFLDDEENYRLDGRLPINPHGGQLSAGRLHGYGFVHEACAQLWRQAGERQIAKDVSLAAVGVGGGPEAGCMLLQLA encoded by the coding sequence ATGAGTTTCGTGGAGAACCGCGCGGTCATCACCGGCGTCGGACAGTCTCAGATCGGCCGCCGGATCGGTCGTACCGGCATCGACCTCGCCCTGGAGGCGGCCGAGCGAGCCGTCGCCCACGCCGGACTCACCTTCGACGACATCGACGGTGTGGCCAGCTACCCCGGTCCGGTCGCCGCCGAGGGCGGCTTCGTCGGCGCGACCACCCATGACGTACGCGACGCCTTCGGGCTCCGCACACGGTGGCACGTCAGCGGAGTGGAGACCTCCGGGCAGATCGGCACCCTGCTCGATGCGGCCGCGGCGGTCGCCTCGGGGCGGGCCACCCACGTGCTCTGCTTCCGCTCGGTCTGGGAGGCGACCGCGCAGGCCGGCGGCCGGGCCGCGGCGCTGACCACCAAGTCGGTGCGCGCCGGGGGCCACTCGGAGTTCCGGGTTCCGTTCGGCGCGGCATCACCGGCGAACTGGATCGGGATGTACGCCCAGCGCTACATGCACGAGTTCGGCCTCACCCGCGAGCAGATCGGCAAGCTCGTCATCAACTCGCGTGCCAACGCCGGGCTCAACCCTGACGCCATCTACCGCACGCCGATGACGATGGAGGACTATCTGGGCGCCCGGATGGTCTCGTGGCCCTTCGGGCTCTACGACTGCGACATCCCGGCCGACGGCGCGACAGCGGTCATCGTGTCGCGGCGCGAGGCGTCCGCGGGGCTCGCCAACCCGGCCATCTCCATCGCGGCGGCCGGTGCGGCGCTCGACGAGCGGCACAGCTGGGACCAGCGTGCGGACCTGACCACGATGGCCGCCCACGACGCCGCCGCTTCGATGTGGGAGACCACCGGGCTCACCCCGGCTGACGTCGACTTCGCGACCCTGTATGACGGTTTCAGCTACCTGTGCACCCAGTGGATCGAGGCGTTCGGCTTCACCGAGCACGGCAAGGTCGGGCCGTTCCTGGACGACGAGGAGAACTACCGCCTCGACGGCCGGCTACCGATCAACCCGCACGGTGGGCAGCTCTCCGCCGGGCGGCTCCACGGCTATGGGTTCGTCCACGAGGCCTGTGCCCAGCTCTGGCGACAGGCGGGGGAGCGGCAGATCGCCAAGGACGTCTCGCTCGCCGCCGTCGGGGTCGGGGGTGGTCCCGAGGCCGGCTGCATGCTCCTCCAGCTGGCCTGA
- a CDS encoding Zn-ribbon domain-containing OB-fold protein, whose amino-acid sequence MTEPQGRMLPEVTPDSREFWTGGLENELRINRCQECRQWIHPPVGACWKCRSRDVSPEVASGRARVAAYSINHHPWFPAFPPPYAVAMVELEEQEGLRLTTCLVDVDVDAVEVGMPVEVVFDQQGDVALPMFRPVTA is encoded by the coding sequence ATGACAGAACCACAGGGGCGGATGCTCCCCGAGGTCACGCCCGACTCGCGAGAGTTCTGGACGGGAGGGCTCGAGAACGAGCTTCGCATCAACCGCTGCCAGGAGTGCCGCCAGTGGATCCACCCACCGGTCGGTGCCTGCTGGAAGTGCCGCAGCCGCGATGTGTCCCCCGAGGTCGCCTCCGGGCGCGCTCGGGTGGCGGCGTACTCCATCAACCACCACCCGTGGTTCCCGGCCTTCCCGCCGCCGTACGCCGTGGCGATGGTCGAGCTCGAGGAGCAGGAGGGCCTGCGCCTGACCACCTGTCTGGTGGACGTCGACGTCGATGCGGTCGAGGTCGGCATGCCGGTCGAGGTCGTGTTCGACCAGCAGGGTGACGTCGCCCTCCCGATGTTCCGGCCGGTGACGGCATGA
- a CDS encoding CaiB/BaiF CoA transferase family protein has protein sequence MNGIRVVEVAAWTYVPVAGALMTEWGADVLKIEHPEVGDPQRGLVTSGLVPAGGVSHMFELPNRGKRSVALDLKTEEGHELLMKLVATADVFLTNFRPSGRKKLRIDVDDVRAVNPNIIYARGSAAGQQGPEAERGGYDLTSFWARTGIASNVSPDSLGFPVTMPGPAFGDVLGGLALAGAVSTALFHRERTGEAIEVDGSLLATGAWAMGGTIAGAHAFNQKVYPKHTPDRAPNPLVNSYRTADDRYVTLVMLESDRFWPELTTALGVPELITDERFDTHAKRGKNHVEAIAELSAAFGRKTYAEWEPILEKLNGAWAKVQHPIEVVEDPQIVANGYIADLEDYNGTPFKLVSSPVQFDNAPGETRRSPEHGEHTDEVLGEIGLSMEEIIEMKVSGAIL, from the coding sequence ATGAACGGAATCCGGGTTGTCGAGGTCGCGGCATGGACGTATGTGCCGGTGGCCGGAGCCCTGATGACCGAGTGGGGCGCGGACGTACTGAAGATCGAGCACCCGGAGGTCGGCGACCCCCAGCGCGGCCTGGTGACCTCGGGCCTGGTCCCGGCCGGCGGCGTCTCGCACATGTTCGAGCTGCCCAACCGCGGCAAGCGCAGCGTGGCGCTGGACCTGAAGACCGAGGAGGGCCACGAGCTGCTCATGAAGCTCGTCGCCACGGCAGATGTCTTCCTGACCAACTTCCGCCCCTCGGGGCGCAAGAAGCTGCGCATCGACGTCGACGACGTGCGCGCGGTCAACCCCAACATCATCTATGCCCGCGGCTCGGCGGCAGGCCAGCAGGGCCCCGAGGCGGAGCGGGGCGGCTACGACCTGACCTCATTCTGGGCGCGCACCGGCATCGCCTCCAACGTCAGCCCCGACAGTCTCGGCTTCCCGGTGACCATGCCCGGCCCGGCATTCGGTGACGTGCTCGGCGGCCTCGCACTCGCGGGCGCCGTCAGCACCGCGCTCTTCCACCGTGAGCGAACCGGGGAGGCCATCGAGGTCGACGGCTCGCTGCTCGCGACCGGCGCCTGGGCGATGGGCGGCACGATCGCCGGGGCACACGCCTTCAACCAGAAGGTCTACCCCAAGCACACCCCCGACCGCGCCCCCAACCCCCTGGTCAACTCCTACCGCACCGCCGACGACCGCTACGTCACCCTGGTGATGCTGGAGTCCGACCGGTTCTGGCCCGAGCTGACCACCGCCCTCGGGGTGCCTGAGCTGATCACCGACGAGCGGTTCGACACCCATGCCAAGCGCGGGAAGAACCACGTGGAGGCGATCGCCGAGCTCTCGGCGGCGTTCGGGAGGAAGACGTACGCCGAATGGGAGCCGATCCTGGAGAAGCTCAACGGCGCCTGGGCCAAGGTCCAGCACCCGATCGAGGTGGTCGAGGACCCGCAGATCGTCGCGAACGGCTACATCGCCGACCTGGAGGACTACAACGGCACGCCGTTCAAGCTGGTCTCATCGCCGGTGCAGTTCGACAACGCGCCGGGCGAGACCCGCCGCTCCCCCGAGCACGGCGAGCACACCGACGAGGTGCTCGGCGAGATCGGCCTGTCGATGGAGGAGATCATCGAGATGAAGGTCAGCGGCGCGATCCTCTGA
- a CDS encoding amidohydrolase family protein gives MSQPVPVAPGQDADQFKDAPIFDADSHMYETPDALTRYLPEKYASAVQFVQVGRQTRISILGQIRDYIPNPTFDRVAAPGAWEKFFAAENREGKTLTQMAREQIIESAPSFRAPAPRIDALDRQGVDQAMVYPTLANLVEHSAADDPELCAAMIHALNQWMLETWGFTHEDRLFMTPVINLGILSEAMKELEYVLANGAKVILIKPAPVRDWKGWRSPALPEFDPFWRAVEAAGLPVVLHASQPPLDSYINMWEPPESKVFTEMSSFRWIALGHREITDMITSLICHGTLTRFPKLRIASVENGSAWLHPLFHDYEDFYKKMPQAFPEHPVDVFRRNIWISPFWEGSVADVVETVGWDRVMFGSDFPHPEGLTEPKGFWKYAEGMDVKRTYDFMGDNARRFLGLEVRNPDAV, from the coding sequence ATGTCGCAACCCGTTCCCGTCGCGCCCGGCCAGGACGCCGACCAGTTCAAGGACGCGCCGATCTTCGACGCCGACTCGCACATGTACGAGACGCCCGACGCGCTGACCAGGTATCTGCCCGAGAAATACGCCTCGGCCGTCCAGTTCGTGCAGGTCGGCCGGCAGACCCGGATCTCGATCCTCGGTCAGATTCGCGACTACATCCCCAACCCCACCTTCGACCGGGTCGCGGCACCTGGTGCGTGGGAGAAGTTCTTCGCCGCGGAGAACCGCGAGGGCAAGACGCTCACGCAGATGGCCCGCGAGCAGATCATCGAGTCCGCGCCCTCCTTCCGGGCGCCTGCCCCGCGAATCGACGCGCTCGACCGGCAAGGGGTCGACCAGGCGATGGTCTACCCGACCCTGGCCAACCTCGTCGAGCACTCCGCGGCCGATGACCCCGAGCTGTGCGCGGCGATGATCCATGCCCTCAACCAGTGGATGCTGGAGACGTGGGGCTTCACCCACGAGGACCGGCTGTTCATGACGCCGGTGATCAACCTCGGCATCCTGTCCGAGGCGATGAAGGAGCTGGAGTACGTCCTCGCCAACGGCGCCAAGGTCATCTTGATCAAGCCGGCGCCGGTGCGGGACTGGAAGGGCTGGCGCTCGCCTGCGCTCCCGGAGTTCGACCCGTTCTGGCGCGCCGTCGAGGCCGCCGGGCTGCCGGTCGTACTGCACGCCAGCCAGCCACCGCTGGACTCCTACATCAACATGTGGGAGCCGCCGGAGAGCAAGGTCTTCACCGAGATGAGCTCGTTTCGGTGGATCGCTCTGGGCCACCGCGAGATCACCGACATGATCACCAGCCTGATCTGCCACGGAACCCTGACCCGGTTCCCGAAGCTGCGCATCGCCAGCGTGGAGAACGGCAGCGCCTGGCTGCACCCGCTCTTCCATGACTACGAGGACTTCTACAAGAAGATGCCGCAGGCGTTCCCCGAGCATCCCGTCGACGTCTTCCGCCGCAACATCTGGATCAGCCCGTTCTGGGAGGGCTCGGTCGCCGACGTCGTCGAGACGGTCGGCTGGGACCGCGTGATGTTCGGCTCCGACTTCCCGCACCCCGAGGGCCTGACCGAGCCGAAGGGCTTCTGGAAGTACGCCGAGGGCATGGACGTCAAGCGCACCTACGACTTCATGGGTGACAACGCCCGCCGCTTCCTCGGGCTGGAAGTCCGCAACCCCGACGCGGTGTGA
- a CDS encoding CocE/NonD family hydrolase: MNSRRLFAAAVAVTSLALSALATPPTSAASPTPTDGGYTSSITRTEHVTTRYGNRVTIELELPAIDGRAAPGRFPVVACLCYITDVDTEGLSLPNGQMSDFVRAGYVAATVRVSGSGTSEGGPWNLADPKWQRENYDAIEWLGTQPWSTGKVGTVGESGNGMSQIFTSQLRPPHLTTMIVTASGADSYDTLMPGGMVSLQIAAFACGIPGAATNLLNGLPVPVLNNSRPAVSIDEVKYLLEANAKKVRRGNNLKPFCPLTQGWYQHRTRDSFWRGGPLAKVDKVTIPVWAWSGWDDIFNRAIPNLYGTVGSQQKMLAMGLNSHEAPGGSFLVPDPAGGDGFDQHKQAIEWFDHFLKGKQNGIVERVRSGRFEYYLNGAWTWQSAPTYPIPGTDYTNYYLDGDAGISRRSGAVSVGKAPTEDGSDTYLYTLADGLKQFATGPTELTDNLVNPVDPNNATNDNAVFNNLTNGDQRLGLGSDTVSYLTPPLTRDVEVTGPISASLFAKTSSPDTDFVFRIADVFPSSPAKEAQPGFWKFVTSGNLRGQFRSSFTGYQKLTPIPKGAVVRYDIEGYPTSYLFKKGHRIAFTIRSSNAPRLMPNTHPAKVTIMHGPSYPSSVKLPVIPAGLTTPIEVD, encoded by the coding sequence ATGAACAGTCGACGCCTCTTCGCCGCCGCAGTGGCCGTGACCAGTCTTGCGCTGTCGGCCCTGGCGACGCCCCCGACGAGTGCTGCATCGCCCACACCCACCGACGGTGGTTACACCTCCTCGATCACGAGGACCGAACACGTCACGACCCGCTACGGCAACAGGGTCACCATCGAGCTCGAGCTGCCCGCGATCGACGGCAGAGCCGCACCCGGGAGGTTCCCGGTGGTGGCATGCCTCTGCTACATCACCGACGTGGACACCGAGGGACTCTCGCTTCCCAACGGTCAGATGTCCGACTTCGTGAGAGCCGGCTATGTCGCCGCCACCGTGCGTGTCTCAGGCAGTGGCACGAGCGAGGGAGGCCCGTGGAACCTGGCCGACCCGAAGTGGCAGCGGGAGAACTACGACGCGATCGAGTGGCTCGGCACGCAGCCGTGGTCGACCGGAAAGGTCGGCACCGTCGGCGAGTCGGGCAACGGGATGAGCCAGATCTTCACGTCCCAGCTGAGGCCACCACACCTGACGACGATGATCGTGACGGCATCCGGAGCGGACAGCTATGACACCTTGATGCCCGGTGGCATGGTGAGCCTCCAGATCGCAGCGTTCGCCTGCGGCATCCCGGGTGCGGCGACGAACCTGCTCAACGGGCTCCCGGTGCCCGTGCTCAACAACTCGCGTCCAGCGGTCTCCATCGACGAGGTCAAGTACCTGCTCGAGGCGAATGCGAAGAAGGTCCGCAGAGGAAACAACCTCAAGCCCTTCTGCCCGCTGACGCAGGGCTGGTACCAGCACCGGACCAGGGACTCCTTCTGGCGGGGCGGTCCCCTGGCGAAGGTCGACAAGGTCACCATCCCCGTGTGGGCCTGGAGCGGCTGGGACGACATCTTCAACCGTGCGATTCCCAACCTGTACGGCACCGTCGGCTCCCAGCAGAAGATGCTGGCGATGGGGCTGAACTCCCACGAGGCGCCCGGAGGCTCCTTCTTGGTCCCCGACCCGGCGGGCGGCGACGGCTTCGACCAGCACAAGCAGGCCATCGAGTGGTTCGACCATTTCCTCAAGGGCAAGCAGAACGGCATCGTCGAGCGCGTCAGGAGCGGACGCTTCGAGTACTACCTCAACGGGGCCTGGACCTGGCAGAGCGCACCGACCTATCCGATCCCAGGCACCGACTACACGAACTACTACCTCGACGGCGACGCAGGGATCTCGCGCCGGAGCGGCGCCGTGAGTGTCGGCAAGGCACCGACCGAAGACGGTTCGGACACCTACCTCTACACGCTCGCCGACGGCCTCAAGCAGTTCGCCACCGGACCGACCGAGCTCACCGACAACCTGGTGAACCCGGTCGACCCCAACAACGCGACGAACGACAACGCGGTCTTCAACAATCTCACCAACGGCGATCAGCGACTCGGACTCGGCAGCGACACGGTGAGCTACCTGACACCACCGCTGACGCGCGACGTCGAGGTCACGGGGCCGATCTCGGCGAGCCTCTTCGCCAAGACCAGCTCGCCCGACACCGACTTCGTGTTCCGGATCGCAGATGTCTTCCCGAGCAGCCCTGCGAAAGAGGCCCAGCCGGGCTTCTGGAAGTTCGTCACCTCGGGAAACCTCCGTGGCCAGTTCCGCAGCTCCTTCACCGGCTACCAGAAGCTGACGCCGATCCCGAAGGGAGCGGTGGTCAGGTACGACATCGAGGGCTACCCGACGTCGTACCTGTTCAAGAAGGGGCACCGGATCGCCTTCACCATCCGCTCCTCGAACGCGCCCCGGCTCATGCCGAACACGCATCCGGCGAAGGTGACCATCATGCACGGACCGTCCTACCCGAGCTCGGTCAAGCTGCCGGTCATCCCGGCCGGCCTGACCACGCCGATCGAGGTCGACTAG
- a CDS encoding thiolase family protein gives MTEPEVAIIGVGLHPFGRYDGKSALEMGEDAVIDALADAGVGWSDVQALWASSMEVKNPEAITGLLGMTGIPARATFTGCASGATVLAQAANAIRLGDHELTVAVGLDKHPRGAFSDHPSVSGLPNWYGEAGLFLTTHFFGLKINRYMHDHQISHETLAKVAAKAFRNGERTAHAWRRKPIAEEEILASPVLNWPLRQYMYCGPDEGAAAVVLCRADIAHKYTDTPIYLRASTLFSRREGAFELLSPSLPLESVPSPTVYASNAAYEQAGIGPEDVDVIQLQDTDAGSEIIHLAENGFCADGEQEQLIAEGATEIGGRLPVNTDGGLLANGEPVGASGLRQIYELANQLRGRAGGRQVAGAKVGYAQLYGAPGTAAVTILST, from the coding sequence ATGACTGAGCCCGAGGTCGCCATCATCGGCGTGGGGCTGCACCCCTTCGGCCGCTACGACGGCAAGTCCGCCCTAGAGATGGGCGAGGACGCCGTGATCGACGCTCTCGCCGACGCCGGCGTCGGCTGGAGCGACGTACAGGCGCTGTGGGCCTCGAGCATGGAGGTCAAGAACCCGGAGGCGATCACCGGCCTGCTCGGGATGACCGGCATCCCCGCTCGGGCGACGTTCACCGGCTGCGCCTCGGGCGCGACCGTGCTGGCCCAGGCGGCGAACGCGATCCGGCTCGGCGACCACGAGCTCACCGTGGCCGTCGGCCTCGACAAGCACCCGCGCGGCGCCTTCTCAGATCACCCCTCGGTCTCCGGCCTGCCCAACTGGTACGGCGAGGCCGGGCTCTTCCTGACCACGCACTTCTTCGGTCTGAAGATCAACCGCTACATGCACGACCACCAGATCAGCCACGAGACCCTGGCCAAGGTGGCGGCGAAGGCCTTCCGCAACGGCGAGCGCACCGCGCACGCCTGGCGGCGTAAACCGATCGCGGAGGAGGAGATCCTCGCCTCGCCGGTGCTCAACTGGCCGCTGCGGCAATACATGTACTGCGGCCCCGACGAGGGCGCGGCGGCCGTGGTGCTCTGCCGCGCCGACATCGCCCACAAGTACACCGACACTCCGATCTACCTGCGCGCCAGCACCCTGTTCTCCCGCCGGGAGGGCGCCTTCGAGCTGCTCAGCCCGTCGCTGCCGCTGGAGTCGGTCCCGAGCCCGACGGTGTACGCCTCGAACGCGGCCTACGAGCAGGCGGGCATCGGTCCCGAGGACGTCGACGTGATCCAGCTGCAGGACACCGACGCAGGCTCGGAGATCATCCACCTGGCCGAGAACGGCTTCTGTGCCGACGGTGAGCAGGAGCAGCTCATCGCTGAAGGTGCCACCGAGATCGGCGGCCGGCTCCCGGTCAACACCGACGGCGGCCTGCTCGCCAACGGCGAGCCGGTCGGTGCCTCCGGGTTGCGGCAGATCTACGAGCTGGCCAACCAGCTGCGTGGCCGTGCCGGTGGCCGCCAGGTCGCGGGCGCAAAGGTCGGCTACGCCCAGCTGTACGGCGCCCCCGGCACGGCCGCGGTCACGATCCTGTCGACCTGA
- a CDS encoding Zn-ribbon domain-containing OB-fold protein: protein MSQVPIAEDLFTWPTDQPALIAGRSSDGKLVFPYRSHRLIGGVREELEKVELPRSGTLWAFTTQRFRPPAPPYAGDDDPQSFEPFSVGYVELPGALRIEARLTEPDPSMLSIGQPMELRIVPFGTDAAGNQTMIYAFAPVADAGTGATDD, encoded by the coding sequence ATGAGTCAGGTGCCCATCGCAGAGGACCTGTTCACCTGGCCGACCGACCAGCCCGCTCTGATCGCCGGCCGCTCCTCCGACGGGAAGCTCGTCTTCCCCTACCGCAGCCACCGCCTGATCGGGGGCGTGCGCGAGGAGCTGGAGAAGGTCGAGCTGCCTCGCAGCGGCACGCTGTGGGCCTTCACCACCCAGCGGTTCCGGCCGCCGGCCCCGCCGTATGCAGGTGATGACGACCCCCAGAGCTTCGAGCCGTTCTCGGTCGGATACGTCGAGCTGCCCGGTGCGCTGCGCATCGAGGCCCGGCTCACCGAGCCCGACCCTTCGATGCTGTCGATCGGGCAGCCGATGGAGCTTCGGATCGTGCCCTTCGGCACCGACGCCGCGGGCAACCAGACGATGATCTACGCGTTCGCGCCGGTGGCCGACGCGGGAACGGGAGCAACCGATGACTGA
- a CDS encoding VOC family protein: MSDRSQPPPTTTGVHAVLHCNVNTRDAAGSAAFYERFGFTLRMRSTSDDTDGSALGIPGRTVSDTWFEYDARGPRAAPAVELVEWQEPATAPRPALSDGHAAGFAGLGIRVADVADLPAGVDADPIEVYVRGRSRKGVLTQGPDGVPVEIVEIDPGAEPREGRDGGRLSHARLVSTDLDRTIAWFAELGWRVVGDVRPDGVSLGVAEDPTFSLEFDLDADAVPHGMRANSEGLYRIALAVEDVSGAVERLRGLGWSVAEPEFIPMVDTPTGGFTVVVLTDPDGVVAELVSRPRSEVRRPAEPA; this comes from the coding sequence ATGAGCGATCGATCGCAGCCACCGCCCACAACGACCGGCGTGCACGCAGTCCTGCATTGCAACGTCAACACCCGTGACGCTGCCGGGTCCGCGGCCTTCTACGAGCGCTTCGGGTTCACGCTGCGGATGCGCTCGACCAGCGACGACACCGACGGGAGCGCGCTCGGCATCCCGGGACGGACCGTCTCCGACACCTGGTTCGAGTACGACGCCCGCGGCCCGCGCGCGGCGCCGGCCGTGGAGCTCGTCGAATGGCAGGAACCTGCGACCGCACCGCGTCCCGCGCTGTCCGACGGCCATGCGGCGGGCTTCGCCGGCCTCGGCATCCGGGTCGCAGACGTGGCTGACCTTCCGGCCGGGGTGGACGCCGACCCGATCGAGGTCTATGTCCGCGGGCGGTCGCGCAAGGGCGTACTGACCCAAGGTCCTGACGGGGTTCCGGTCGAGATCGTCGAGATCGACCCGGGTGCGGAGCCGCGCGAGGGACGGGATGGCGGCAGGCTCTCTCATGCTCGCCTCGTCAGCACCGACCTGGACCGGACGATCGCCTGGTTCGCGGAGCTCGGCTGGCGGGTGGTCGGTGACGTACGTCCTGACGGGGTCTCGCTCGGCGTGGCCGAGGATCCGACGTTCTCCCTCGAGTTCGATCTCGACGCCGACGCGGTTCCGCACGGCATGCGTGCGAACTCCGAGGGTCTGTATCGAATCGCCCTGGCCGTCGAGGACGTGTCCGGCGCGGTCGAGCGCCTGCGCGGGCTCGGGTGGAGCGTCGCCGAACCGGAGTTCATCCCCATGGTCGACACCCCGACCGGCGGCTTCACGGTGGTCGTGCTGACTGACCCCGACGGCGTGGTCGCCGAGCTGGTGTCCCGTCCCAGGTCAGAGGTGCGCCGTCCCGCCGAGCCGGCCTGA
- a CDS encoding amidohydrolase family protein, translating into MPLQDHHQIVSVDDHLIEHPRVWQDRLPEKFREKGPRIIETDGKHLWHYDGIVSPTIGLNAVAGKPPEEWGMDPVRYEDMIPGCYDPAARVKDMDTDGVQSALCFPSFPGFGGGTFFRAPDKELALLCVQAWNDFHIDEWCATAPDRYIPLAILPLWDIELMKAEVARVAAKGARTVSFPDSPVPLGLPSFHSREWDEFFSLCEETDMVLSMHFGSSAYVPGFSFSGMQATADGLQRMPDAPFAVAITLFSSNLMWSTTDLLFSGALQRHPNLKFSLAEGGIGWIPYILERCDFVWERHRYYQPIDFDARPSDLFQKHIWGCFIDDDFGVKNRNVIGVDKMMLEIDFPHSDSNWPNSRKRAAEVLADVPDDEVTKITETNARDLFRFPRTS; encoded by the coding sequence ATGCCACTGCAGGACCACCACCAGATCGTCTCGGTCGACGACCACCTGATCGAGCACCCACGGGTGTGGCAGGACCGGCTCCCGGAGAAGTTCAGGGAGAAGGGGCCGCGGATCATCGAGACCGACGGCAAGCACCTGTGGCACTACGACGGGATCGTCTCGCCGACCATCGGCCTCAACGCCGTCGCGGGCAAGCCTCCCGAGGAGTGGGGGATGGACCCGGTGCGCTATGAGGACATGATCCCCGGCTGCTACGACCCGGCTGCCCGGGTCAAGGACATGGACACCGACGGCGTCCAGTCCGCGCTCTGCTTCCCGTCGTTCCCCGGCTTCGGTGGTGGCACGTTCTTCCGTGCCCCCGACAAGGAGCTGGCGCTCCTGTGCGTCCAGGCGTGGAACGACTTCCACATCGACGAGTGGTGCGCGACCGCGCCGGACCGTTACATCCCGCTGGCGATCCTGCCGCTGTGGGACATCGAGCTGATGAAGGCCGAGGTCGCCAGGGTTGCGGCGAAGGGGGCGCGAACGGTCTCGTTCCCGGACAGCCCCGTGCCGCTCGGCCTGCCGAGCTTCCACAGCCGCGAATGGGACGAGTTCTTCTCGCTGTGTGAGGAGACCGACATGGTCCTCTCGATGCACTTCGGCTCCAGCGCGTACGTCCCGGGCTTCTCGTTCTCGGGAATGCAGGCGACCGCCGACGGCCTGCAGCGGATGCCTGACGCCCCGTTCGCCGTCGCGATCACGCTGTTCTCGTCCAACCTGATGTGGAGCACCACCGATCTGCTCTTCTCCGGGGCGCTTCAGCGTCACCCGAACCTGAAGTTCTCCCTCGCCGAGGGCGGCATCGGCTGGATCCCCTACATCCTGGAGCGCTGCGACTTCGTCTGGGAGCGGCACCGCTACTACCAGCCGATCGACTTCGACGCCCGCCCCTCGGACCTGTTCCAGAAGCACATCTGGGGCTGCTTCATCGACGACGACTTCGGGGTCAAGAACCGCAACGTCATCGGCGTGGACAAGATGATGCTGGAGATCGACTTCCCGCACTCCGACTCCAACTGGCCCAACAGTCGCAAGCGGGCCGCCGAGGTGCTGGCCGACGTGCCCGACGACGAGGTCACCAAGATCACCGAGACCAACGCTCGGGACCTGTTCCGGTTCCCGCGGACCAGCTGA